A stretch of the Marivirga tractuosa DSM 4126 genome encodes the following:
- a CDS encoding nitroreductase family protein, which yields MENQTTDTSQDLGQLQLDLIKKRKSPVAFSDKEVTKDQLEQLFEAARWAASCFNEQPWRFVVATRDQGDHYKKVLNGIHPHNQTWAQNAPVLMLTFAKKTFDKNGKPNMHSWHDLGLAVGNMSAQATAMGLYVHQMAGIVRENILNDFDIPDDYDVVSGIAIGYKLDIEDVPEDLIARETKERTRKPLNEIVFDNEWSESSF from the coding sequence ATGGAAAATCAAACTACAGATACATCACAAGATTTAGGGCAACTTCAATTAGATTTAATCAAAAAGCGGAAAAGTCCAGTGGCTTTTTCGGATAAGGAAGTCACTAAAGATCAATTGGAGCAACTATTTGAAGCAGCAAGGTGGGCAGCATCCTGTTTTAATGAGCAACCATGGCGATTTGTGGTGGCTACTAGAGATCAGGGTGATCATTATAAGAAAGTCTTGAATGGCATCCATCCCCATAATCAAACTTGGGCGCAAAATGCTCCTGTATTGATGCTCACCTTTGCCAAGAAAACCTTTGATAAAAATGGAAAGCCGAATATGCACAGCTGGCATGACTTAGGCTTGGCTGTGGGCAATATGTCTGCTCAGGCTACTGCTATGGGATTATATGTACATCAAATGGCAGGTATTGTAAGGGAGAATATTTTAAATGATTTCGATATACCTGATGATTATGATGTGGTTTCTGGAATTGCTATAGGATATAAGTTAGACATTGAAGATGTACCTGAAGATTTAATAGCCCGAGAAACTAAAGAGCGCACAAGAAAACCCCTTAATGAAATTGTTTTTGATAACGAATGGAGTGAGAGCTCTTTTTGA
- a CDS encoding VOC family protein has translation MENYKIPAQTRIGHVHLKVSDLEKALDFYHGLLGFEIIQKMGDQAAFISAGGYHHHIGLNTWQSRGADPAPDYAPGLFHTAIVYPTRKSLAEIFVRLREANYKFTGAADHGVSEALYLNDPDENGVELYWDRPKEEWPRSADGKVQMYTRPLNIEDLTAELGEK, from the coding sequence ATGGAGAATTATAAAATTCCAGCACAAACACGCATCGGTCATGTTCATTTAAAAGTTTCTGATTTGGAAAAAGCTTTGGATTTTTACCATGGCTTGTTAGGCTTTGAAATTATTCAAAAAATGGGAGATCAAGCAGCTTTTATTTCAGCTGGTGGCTATCATCATCACATCGGCCTAAATACTTGGCAAAGCAGAGGAGCTGATCCCGCACCAGATTACGCCCCAGGATTATTTCATACGGCTATTGTATACCCCACCAGAAAATCCCTAGCGGAAATCTTCGTTCGATTAAGAGAAGCCAACTATAAATTCACTGGAGCAGCAGATCATGGTGTATCCGAAGCTCTATATTTGAATGATCCTGATGAAAATGGCGTAGAGCTATATTGGGATAGACCTAAAGAAGAATGGCCAAGAAGTGCTGATGGGAAAGTCCAGATGTATACGCGCCCGCTAAATATTGAAGACTTGACAGCTGAGCTAGGTGAAAAATAG